Genomic window (Salvelinus namaycush isolate Seneca chromosome 27, SaNama_1.0, whole genome shotgun sequence):
TCTGCAAAATTTGAGGTGATAACTAAAACGCCCTTGATTATGGATACTCAGTGCATTACTCTGATAGGAGGCAAAGAACTTGAGAGGATGATGTGACAGCATAGCATCAAAACATGAGAAAAACAAGTCAAGCCGGTTTAAACATGCAGTGTGAATGAAACAAACTGTTGTCAAACCGGTTTAAGAAAACATTTCATGATGTATAAACAGACTAGGATTGGTCTTTATTTCAGGCTGGAGGATGTAAAGTCTTTATTTCGATGTAGGGGCTGTCTTCTGGTTCTTTGGAATCAGAATTAGAATGTGTCTTCTAGTTGTTCTAGTACAGCATGCTGCCCCACACGGAGGCCACCAGAGCAGCACCGAGGGCTGCGGTGACAGAGAGCTTGGCAGAGGTTGCGCCGCTGATTGTGACTGGGTTACACTTGTTGGTGTCGCAGCAGGTCCTGACAGTGGTGTAGGTGGCACCCAGGAGGGTGGCATTGGTGGTGTTGTTGCATATAGCACTCTCCAGACAGCCTTGGGTGTTGAAGCCTAGGAAAGTAGTGAGGGAGGGGAAGGCTAGATTGAGAGAGAAGATATGAGTGTTAGGATGATAATGAACCtgattctctgtgtgtgtgtgtgtgtgtgtgtgtgtgtgtgtgtgtgtgtgtgtgtgtgtgtgtgtgtgtgtgtgtgtgtgtgtgtgtgtgtgtgtgtgtgtgtgtgtgtgtgtgtgtgtgtgtgtggcagggatgggcaattgGCGAAATTCGCACCCCTTTGTAGGCTCGCAGATCAATTTCCAGTTGggatctcaacttactgttgtcagtcactcaattaacCATGTCAACTAaccatttttagattggtaaattagggGTTATTCCCATTGATGGAAGTTTAAGGAGAGGAAGAGATTTCAATTGACATAATATGTGCATAAGCTTTCAATTTACATTATGTCCTTGCCTTACCTTTCGTTGTGGCTGGCAACGTGACATTCTTTCTCTGCAGCTCCAAACAGTAAATATCAGTTTACTTGTAGCCACTATCTAGTTAGCTCTAGTTAAGATCTAGTTAGCTATAGTTAAGATCTAGTTAGCTCTAGTTAAGATCTAGTTAGCTCTAGTTAAGATATAGTAATGGGATTTTCAGTTATTTTTACTGACTCTGATCTTTTCGACACATTTAGTTAATTTGAGTTAGTAGCACGTAGGATTCATGATTCTACAGGCCTCTTGTTCACATCTCGTTCACCATAGGGGGCACGCAGGAACCCCACCGGTAAAAATGAATGGAAAAATTGAAAAAGAGGCATGATTCTACAAGCCTCTCGTTCACACGTCCATAGCGGGCTAATTGGAGCTTTCATTTGTTACTGAGACCtgtaaaaatgtttatttttttaaattgcattTGTTGATTGCTAGGCATACAAATAAGATTCTTTCGTGATACATTTCAAACAAGGTCTATTTGTGGCCGCAACCGGACAAGATTGTGAACTACTCTTAGCGGAATGAATTGCTTGACTGCTGTGAGGATGATAAGCACAATATAACTTCAGCCCCCCAAACGACTAAAATGAACGAGTCACGAAAAAAAAACGAATCATGACTCTCTAGTCAGTAAAAACAGTCGCTCAAAAATAACGAATCATTCGCAAACTGCGGTGCGCCCAGAAGAATGTACCGCCACTAAGTTGATACTTTCTCTTGTCTGGGTgctaaaatgtttaaaaataaataaataatgtgatTGGCGGTGCAACCAAATCTCCCTTAGTAGCTCTGGCTACTGATATAACGCATTTAGTTGAGAGAGTTAAATTGTTTAACTGCACAAATGGAGTGATTGCACAAATCAGTTGACTGCTTGTGTGGGTATGGAGACCTGCGAGCCAATGTGGCCCCTCATTAAGAGTTCCGATTTTTTGTGGCacccagttgcccatccctggtgtaGGGGGATGGGGAGTTTCTACCAAGCACGTTGTTCAGGTGAGCTgaatgagaggaggggatggggtgggatggtgtttgaggagGAGTTGAGTACTTACTAGCTCTTCCAGTGAAGCAGCTACTTGTGTTGGTTGTGCAGACCTGATCAGCAGCATTTAGGCAAACGCCCATCAGGCCCACATCGCATTTGTTACACGTCAGCGACTCCGCTGAAACACAGCGTTGGGTGGGGTTAAACAATCAGATCACATGGcttcacacacaacacacaatggcTGAGTTAGAGAGGAAACATGACAATGATGATAAAATGTTAATTGTTTGTTTCTGTTAGACACATAGGAGGTTGTAAATACATCTGCCAGTACAGAATAAACAGGGGGCATCTTTGTGTAAGGTTGTGTTTCATGACTGAAGACCTCAGATGATTTGATGTGTGGTCATAGACATCTGAGCCCTTTGGCCCACACCCTTGTTTGGTGTGCTATACACTACCACAGCAGTACAGGTATGTGGCCCCCCTGGCTTAGACATGGCTTAGACTCTGATGGGTTAATACAATAAGGAACCAAATCCAAATGTTTCAAATGTTCTGAAGAGAAAAGACCATGACACCCAATCAAATGCCTTTTTTAGCATCCAATGCCAATGCCATGCATGGCACTGGTTGGGGAATGGCATCTACATATGTTGTCAGGTAGGTGACGACCAGTAATGAAACCTATTTGATCTGGATGTATTATTGTTGTAATCACaagaagtcggtccctctccttgttcgggtggcgttcggtggtcga
Coding sequences:
- the LOC120022403 gene encoding sperm acrosome membrane-associated protein 4-like, with protein sequence MSKPGGPHTSESLTCNKCDVGLMGVCLNAADQVCTTNTSSCFTGRATFPSLTTFLGFNTQGCLESAICNNTTNATLLGATYTTVRTCCDTNKCNPVTISGATSAKLSVTAALGAALVASVWGSMLY